The nucleotide sequence tgaactgtggtgttggagaagactcttgagagtctcctggactgcaaagagatcaaacctgtcaatactaaaggatatcagtcctgaatattcattggaaggactgatgttgaagctgaaactccaatactttggcccctgggtgcgaagaattgactcattggaaaagaccctgatgctgggaaagattgaaggcaggaggagaaggtgatgacagaggatgagatggttggatgacctcactgactcgatggacatgaatttgagcaagctccaggagttggtgatggacagagagacctggcgtgctatagtccataaggttgcaaagagtgggacacaactgagccactgaactgaactgaaaaattggATTCAGAAGCATCCCCTTAATAATGTCTCTGGATAACAGTGATAGACCCAAAGAATAAATATGCAACTCACAggacaataacaaaaaatgttGGAGAAGAAAGTGATAAAATTTAGAAGTGAATTATTCAGTTTCTGTATATCtaggctaattttttttaaccacttttgtATATCAGTAGTCATGctcttgtggtgctggagaagactcttgagagttccttggactgtaaggagatcaaatcagttaatcctaaaggaaatcagtcctgaatattcattggaaggactgatgctgaagatgaagctccaatacttcaaccaactgatacaaagagctgactcactggaaaagaccctgatgctggaaaagattgtaggcaaaaggagaagggggcgacagatgatgagatggttggatggcatcatcgactcaatgggcatgagtttgatcaaactcaaagagatcgtgaaggacaagggagcctggcatgctgcagtccatggggtcacaaagagtcggacatgacttagcaaccaaacaacaagtCATGCTATTAGATAACATGCAGGAGCAGAAAGAGGAGACTAAGTTCAAGTCACATAGTACTTCTGGTACAGTTGGAGAATAAAGTTCAAAATATTGTTACAATTTGTAGATTAGTTTTACTACTTGCTCCTCCAATCCCCACACCACTAAAAAgctaactgaaagtgaaagtgaaagtgaagtcgtgtccaactctctgcgaccccgtggactctagcccgccaggttcctccgtccatgggattctccaggcaagaatactggagtgggttgccattcaccaCCAAAATAACACTGACTATACAAGCAAGGAATTTAATCAAGCCAACATCCTTCATAAATAAGACACTAGGCTCAAGGAAAGAAGATCagttacatatgtgtgtgtgttagtcactcagtcaggtccaactctttagcgaccccatggactgtagcccaccaggctcctctgtccacgggattctccaggcaagaatactggagggggttgccatacccttctctaccgctgagccactgggaatgCCCTCTCCATCAGttacatataaggtaaataaaataaaataaagtacagaaattctAAGTATATTAATAAGACCAACCATGGAAGTGTTCAAGTGCTTCAAAAACAATAAGTACCTAAAATAGTCTTGCTCAAAAGCTATACATATTTGAAGATTTAGGTAGAATatagaagataaagaaaaaaataaactttatgtcTAAAATGCTGTTCCATAGGTAGTATAAACTTAGACTACCTAATACAAAACAAGATTCAGAGGTAATAGTGTCCTGAATAAAGTGGTAAGTGTGATGCAAGGTAAAATAGTATACAAGGGTCAACTAAAAGTTCAAAGAAAGGAGAAGATAATATTGTATTAAGAACATACCATAATatactttgtttcatttaacaGTTTCAAGCACTTAGTGTCACAAAGTTAAAATGTCAGAGAATTTCAACTTTATAatcttctaaggaaaaaaatctagacaAAGAACCTAAGTGCAAAACAGATTTCATTTTGCAAAGTCTTCTAAGAGGGTAATGATGGATTTAACCACCAAGAGGTTTAAAGAATAATCTCACCAGGGATAAAGAAAGAAGGCTAATATACTCAAGAGTAGAATAAATATAAGAGAAGGGTAAATCTAATCCAAGTAATCCCTTGTGCTTTACAGTCTTATGAGTAAAGAAGAAGTATAATTTCAAGAGAATAATGGAAATAGCAGTACTTGATTATAATTGCCTACCATGAACATGTGCTTCGAGGTCAGGCAGACAGCCCATGGGAGAGTTCAAATGAAACTTCCAATCACTGGGAGGAGAAAAACAGCACAAAGACCTCAAAGCCTGAGTGTCTAAGTTGACTTTCTTGGATCATTAAAAAGACGAGTTTAGAAAGTGCTGATTAGTCTCTTTTGGTCAAATTTCAATTCAGCTCAGCTGTCCTATTCAAAGTAATGCAAGTTTTTACCATTTCAGTAGGAAACCACACTACCGTAGCTCAGGTCAGAGCAGCCTCTGCATGTGCTGTATGGGGTAACAAAGTTGGAGACTTCCAACAGGAGGAAAGTGAGGGGGCATATTCCATAGACTGAGGACCACAGCAAGATTATGGCACATGCTCCTACTTTTCTGCACCAGGGTTCTCTGACATTCTGATTTTCACTGAGGAATAGAAACCAAATATCATGCCATTACAGGATAAGTTAATATCCCAGAGGAATGGTGCTCGGTTCCCTTAAATAGACCAGAAAATCTTCTAAAAAAGCTACTACATGTGTAAACTCATAGGTGCTTTGAAGACACACCTACTTTACACAATTATACTAAATGCTTAAATGTTTGTAAATAGATATTTATTCTTCATAAAACCTGTTTACAAAAACACAATTTGGCcttaatattagaaataattaCTGTCTCTTAAAGACACCTCTCTGGATATTTCTAGATACTCCCTTCCATTTAACTCACTGGGCAGTTGTTTGCTTTATAGATTAGTGTGCTTCAATACTCTGTCATCGAACTGCAAAGTAACTTTGTGTTTCAGGCAGAAAAACCAAAAGAGCCCAGGTAGCGAAGGTTAAAGATGCAACAATATAAgcccatacacacatacagtctGCTCCTCCTGGCTTACAATGCTTCCTACCTGGTTCATACTTGCAGATGTAATTGTGCTTCATGTTGCACCTGTCGTCATTCCACTGGTAAAGGTAGGGGCCCCCCAGGCCAGGGTTGGCCGTTGGCTGATGATACATCACAACACACTTCTCACTTCCACAGGAAGGCTCATCAGTGTACCAGTTTCTGCAAGGACAGAGGACCAGGGACGCTTCTCAGGGACTTCGCCTGTTCTACTCTGACATCCTCTACAGGTAAGGGGCATCTCCCCCCAGTCTCTGCCCTCTGAGTCCCCCCAGAGACCTCTGCCTCCTCGGGATCCCTGCTCACCGGTACTGGGAACTGCTTCCATCCGACCACTGGTAGAGATCTGGGCAGGCACCGGATGTTTGCCCCTGGCCATTTCTCCAAAGCCCTATCCAGAAATCACTGTCGGAAATTCCTATTCCTGGCTTTGTCAGGTTCTGCAACATGCTTTCTATTAACttctgctctgcttcattctccAGGCTCAGAAGGGCTCCCCCTTCGCTCTCACAAGCCAGCCGTGCCTCCTGAAAGCTCACACGGCTGGACAGCTCGTGGAAGTAGGCCATCTTGTAGCAGAGATGCTTGAAATCAGCAAAACATACTTTTTggcctgaaaaaaaagaaaagatatccaTGTCCTGATTATCTGAACTATCTTCACAATGCTACTTACTACATGTTAAAATGAAAGAACCAATCAAAACAGAAAGATTCTACCAAGAACGTTTCTCCCACTGAACCACTGCATAAAGTCTAGAAAATATTCTAGATTTCTACTTCAATCTACAAAAGCTAATTGATTCCCTAACAAACTAGTAACCCAAACTTTTCAAAACagggaaaaagaaagtataagtggatcagtcgtgtccaaatctttgcaaccccacggactgcaacacaccagactgctctgtccatggaattctctgggtaagaatactgcagttggttgcctttcccttctgaaccaagggatcttccagacccggggatcgaacccagatctcccaccttgcaggcagattctttaccatctgagccaccatggaagcaatACACCAAGAAAATTTTTGTAAAGAGAAGTCATAATTCTTCTGGCTTACCTTTTGTAAACTGATAGCTAAAGCAAGTGAAAGTAGATAAAGAAAGGTCAGGTATACACAGTAAAGGAAGCTAAAAGgtcaaaattatgaaataagaATCATAATtcacaaaggaataaataaaaagtaaagtaaaaaagcaATTTCTACATAAGGCATCATGAAgtgaatacatttaaataaatttaaataaagtggcaaatataaactgtaaatatttgtttttcttgtataTATCTGAGAGCAAACATATTAAAATTCAAGTTAATAGAAGTCAGCATAAAGGTAAGGGTAATAATAAACAATTTATTAATATAGTGTGGTATTAGAAGTGACAGGTAAACCTTCTAGAGTACTCTAGGATACTTACAATTtggaacagaaatttaaaatgcaaattttcacttgtattttaaaggtttttataaGTTACAACACTCAGTTCAACCATCTATGCTGATATCTatgaatgattttaaaagtcgctatatatagagagaagatAAATTTATGTCAAAATATTAGATTGAACCACAAATGAAGTTTAAGATAATTCTCAAGAGTTCTTAATGAAATATCACCTTTTATCAAGCTTCATTGCTGTGACATCACTAAGAACAACTGTGAAGACTTAAATACATAGGTAACAAAAGTTTGACTTAAAAGGCCTCTCAAAATTGAATTTCACATACCTCTACATATAGATCAGAATGAATACTCCTAATTACTTCGTGATAGAACTACAAATATGAATGATCACACTGCATCGTAAAAAAGCCATATAAATAACAGGAATAGCGTCCAGGATTTAGTAACAAAATTCCTATTGTTCTATTGTTTACACCTGCCTCTTTTTATCACCAAGTAAGTATGCCAAGGTCATACACACAGTCTCCACAATGGTCATGCTGCaaaacttgttttgtttttcattagcTTCCATGATTCACCTCAAGTCTTTGCTATCAACTTTAAAGACTACCATGGCCCTGTCTCTGTCATTATTCCTCATCCCCAGCCTGCTGTCCACAGTCTCCACCTCCCTTTCAGTCTCTCATTTCAGCTTGAGGTTTGCCCTTGGAAAATAAGCTAGTGTTTTATGTAAAATTAAGGTGAGTTACTTTATACCAAGAAATCAAGACATAGCTTTACTGCCTACAATTCTTATTCTTCTTGGGATTGAAGGCTTTATTCActgtgtatttaattttatagctGATCAAGAAAATCTGTCAGTATTAGAGGGCTATTATAACACTGTTTCTAGCCAGtgttagaatatttaaaaataaagcattcaaGCTTTATACTCTTAATTACAGTACATCACACTGAGCCAGTGTTGGTATCACATCCATTCTCCCCAGAATCAGCAATTAATGGCCTCTGATGACACTTAGAGGTAGGAGGGAAGAAATCAGTGGAAGGCCATTAACCTCCCACCAGTGTTTGAGGGATAGGCATTCAGTATCTTGATACAAGCTGACAACAGCCAACTAACAACATAGAAGTTCCGGCAATGCAAGCAAGACAGCCAGGTGTCCTCTCTGTCTCATTAACTGTGATCTGGACTCAGGAGTAACACATTGAATAATAAGAACAAATTAAGAGACTGCCCCAACTAACGGTTAATGAAAAATAACATGTTCATATGAGTGACTACAGGAAACTGGAATTAAAGAGACACCAAAGGGACAAATCAGTCTGCAATAAATAATCTGGGGGAGATGACCATGGAAGTCCCAATGGTTGATactaatacaatttttttttaaatttctaatttattattaGGGTTTGTGATGATGTCAATGTTCAAAATGGTTGTCCCTGGCAATACGTTAGCAATGCCATTAAGCCTAGTGCTTTTTAGGCTTGTATTTTTAAAGCAAGCTCtatctctattttcatttctacatcTTTTACATACTTCTAAATCTCAAAATATATCTGAGCTGCATTCCCTTGAGCTTTCAACTTGTTCAATTTTCCACCCAAGAACTCTCAGACTTCAATTTGATCCCAGCACTTTTGAAATATTAACTTGTCCAATGAGATTGTTTGGCAAGATAACAGaaagaaaccaaattaaaaaaaaaaaaaaaaagattagccagaaattttaatgagttaaaaattatttatgtaacaAACCCAGCAGCAGTAGTTCAGAGGAAATGCCTAGCACACTTTATAAGCTAAAAGTCCATGCTCATTATCTTTGacatactgaaaaataaatgcagagatTTATTATTTATGATGAGGATACAAGAAAAATGgtgaaatttcatttataaaattaaaatagcacTTCTAATTAAATGCATAAGAGAGCTTTAAGTGTCTTGTGGAAATTCCTAATACCACTACTAGGCATTAGAAATGTCAACCTGTAGATAAATGTCAGTCTgtacagaaataataataataaaggaaaaatctAGAGACAGGGAATATGTTTAAAATAGCTGAGAACTAATACTGTAGGAGGCCTGGACAATAGCCAGCCTTTGCGTTCTCTGCGCCAGGCACCATTTCTTTGGCAGTGGATGATGGAATGGTCCAGGATCCTGGAAGGTGGGGTGTAGACTGTGGTGGCCGCATATCAGGGGGACTCTCAGAGGATGAGGACAATGACCAATCACCAATTACAGATATATGTTAACTGCAAAGTGTATTAATTGAGTATCAGCTGTGTccacacattttaaaactgaagttaCTAGCAGTTCAGCTTTAGCAAGGCAGTTTTGAGGAAATTATTAGCTATACTGCACATTTTTATGGTATTTCTATATAAAATCAGTTAAAGCTGACACTGAATTTCTTCACATCCAATTCTATTTTACTATCAATTTCCACCTTATTCAGCAAATTTGGTCCAAGTTGCAGCAAAATCAGCAGAAGCAACAGCTTCTGAACCGCTCACCACCATTTCAGCTGACCACACTTGGCTGTAAGAGCAGTGGAACTTTCAACAGCTGGGAAACAAATGTTGCCCTAATTCCCAGAAAAGTTCCATTAATACCGGTCTTCTGGAAGCAACTTTCCCACTTCTCTGAAGGCTAATCTTCTTAGGGAGCCATTACGACTACGTCCCTCCTCATTCTGTGAGATCACATggagaatttccttttctcttgtttttaaatatcCAGAATAAATCCTTCATTGACTTTTTTGAACAAGGGGAAGCTAGTCTTCCACCTACTACATCTAACTCCATCTACTACATCTAATCTTCCACCTACTATTCTCCCACCTGTAAAATAATCAGATAACCACCTAGCAGTTTTTATTACACTAAAGCTAGCTTGATGACAATTTGCTAAAAGTTACCTAACATCTGTGGTGGGAAATCTTCTTTTATTGTTGGCTTATTTACAAAAGATAAAGACTTTTTACCTAGGAGTCAACAACTCCTGGTTTCATGCATACAttcatacatgcatgcatgtacacacacacatactcatataCAACTACATAGATATACATGCACTTTAATTCAGTGATAATTTTTAGTATTGACTGCTAAAATAATCATTCCTGTCATTATCATAGCTAAGATTCTACTATTTCCACAAATAGAtaattctgtcttttttcttaatcatAAAAATTCCTGTAGAGCTAAATACTGGCAGAGTC is from Cervus canadensis isolate Bull #8, Minnesota chromosome 27, ASM1932006v1, whole genome shotgun sequence and encodes:
- the CHODL gene encoding chondrolectin, producing the protein MSRVVSLLLGAALLCFHGAFCRRVVSGQKVCFADFKHLCYKMAYFHELSSRVSFQEARLACESEGGALLSLENEAEQKLIESMLQNLTKPGIGISDSDFWIGLWRNGQGQTSGACPDLYQWSDGSSSQYRNWYTDEPSCGSEKCVVMYHQPTANPGLGGPYLYQWNDDRCNMKHNYICKYEPEINPTAPVEKTYFTNQPGDTHQNVVVTEAGIIPNLIYVVIPTIPLLLLILVAFGTCCFQMLHKSKGRTKTSPNQSTLWISKSARKESGMEV